The Streptomyces halobius genomic interval GGCCCGCGAGTCGTTCGACGCCATCATGGCGCTCGGCCTCGAACTGGGCGGCACGATCACCGGCGAACACGGCGTCGGCGTCCTGAAGAAGGAGTGGCTGGCACGCGAACTGGGCCCGGTGGGCATGGAGTTGCAGCGCGGCATCAAGCAGGTCTTCGATCCGCTGGGGCTGCTCAATCCGGGGAAGCTGTTCTGAACCGGTCCGGGGAGGTTGTTCTGGACCGGGGGAGCGACCGGGGGAACGTCTTCTGACTCGGCATCGTTGGGGCAAACACAGGGGGTGCAGGCCCCTGTCGTAGGGGGTGCAGGCCCCTGTCGTGCCCATGCCCCACCTCACCGTAGAGTTCCGGCCATGGATTTCCTGCTCCCCGCGCTGTTCCTCACCGTGATCGCCGTAGCCACGACCACCGACCACCGACCGCCGCGCCAAGCAGCTGGACCGCAGGATCCAGCTCCTGGAGCGCAAGGTCGATCTGCTGCTGGCGCACCTCGGCGCCGAGGAGCCCGAGGACCCGGGGATGGCCGAGATCGATGAGCTGCTGCGCCAGGGCAAGAGGATCCAGGCGATCAAGCTGCACCGTGAACTCACCGGCTCCGGCCTTTCGGAGGCCAAGGAAGCGGTGGAACGCCGGATGCGGTGAAGGCCGTGACGTCGCCGGCGTGGCGAGGCCGTGGCCACGTCACGCCGGCATGCACGGCTAACGCCCTTTCTCCGGATGCGGCCCAAGCGGCCACGCCGTTACGCCCCGGCTTCCGGGGTCTCGTCCGACGGCCAGGGGTCGGTGCGGTCGAGACCGTCGCGCGGTGTCATGGCGAGCAGTTCGCTCAGCCCTTCGTCGAGGCCCGGATGCCCCTGTTCGGACCCCGGCGGCACGATCCGCAGGGTGCGCTCCAGCCACGCCGAGACCGCCCCGGCCGGGGCCTGCAGCAGGGCGTCGCCGTCCGGCGAGCTCAGTGCCATGCAGACCAGGCTGCGGCCGTCCAGCTTCGTCGGCCAGACCCGGACGTCGCCCTGGCCGCACGGCCGGAACACGCCCTCGACGAGCAGTTCGCGGGCGAAAGTCCAGTTGACGGGGGAGTCCGAACCGATGTGAAAGGTGACATGGACGGCATACGGGTCATCCGTCCGGTAGGTCAGCCGGGCCGGCACCGGAATGCTGTGCTCCGGAGACAGCACCAGGCCCAGTTCGAGTTCTCGTTCCACCACGGTGTGCATTGCGTCCGCCTCTCTGAATCTCCCTGTGCGGGCGCCCGGAACGGGCCCGCACACGGAGAGAGGTGTCATCCGCCGGTCTCTTACACGACTTCGCACAACTTTTTTCGCGGACCTCTTCCAGGTGGTCGTCGCCGGGGGAGAACGCCGGGGCCACCGGGGGTCTGATAGATGTGGACGCCGCGTTGCGGCAGACTGCACCCCACACCCACCAGGCCGAGCACAGATACGGGACTTCGGACATGAGCGCCCCTACCTCAGGATCCGCCGGCGACAGCCCTACGCCAGGCTTCTACCCGGACCCGTCCATCCCCGGCTACATCCGGTACTGGAACGGCGCCGCGTGGGTGCCGGGCACCAGCCGGCCGGCGCCGGCCGAGGGCGAGGCGATGCCCGCCCCGCCGCCCGGCGTGGCCACCGCGGCGCCGTCGCCCGCCCCGGCCCCGTCCCCCGTCGAGGAGACCGGGCCGGTCTTCCTGGACGAGGAGGCGGGCGACGGCACCGGAGTGCCCGCCGGAGGCGAGAGCGGTGAGGACGGACCGGCCGACGACCGCGCCGCGGGGAGCTGGGACGACCCGGCCCGGCGGCCCGGCACCGGTCCGGAACCGGCCTCCTCCTGGCAGGCCGACGCCTCCCGGCAGAGCGGCTTCGGCGGTGAGGCGGACCGCCGGGTGTCCTGGGGCTCGGCCGAGCAGCCACAGTCCCAGGCGCAGTCCGGCGCGGCCTCGTGGGGCGCGGTGCCGGCGCAGCGCGACGAGCGGTCGGGCGGTCGGGCGGCCGGGCCCGGGTCCGGCGAGGCGCCCGCCACGTCGTCCACCACGACGCCCGGACCCCGTAAGCCCGAGGGTCCCGCCGACGGGACGGTCACCATCCGTGCCGTCAAGCCGGGCGGCCGCGGTGACGGCGACGCCGTGGACCAGGGCACCACGGCGATCCGGGCGGTACGGCCGAACCCCGGAGGGACGGCCGGAGCGTCGGGAGCCGACGGTGCGGCCGGCGCGGCGAAGGGCAACGAGACCATGGCGATCCGGGTCGCGCAGGGCGGCGCCACCGGGCAGTCCGCCCCGCCCGGCACCACCGACCCGCAGCCGCTGCCGTCCGTCGGCACACCGCAGGGCCGTCCCCAGCAGAACCCGGGGCAGCAGCAGGGCGGGCAGGCGCCCGCCGTGTCGTCGGCGTCGTCGGGTTTTCCGCCGCAAGGCGGTGCCGCGGCCGGGGCGCCGGGCGACGACGGCGTCATCCCCTGGAAGCCGCCGTCCGCCGATGTCTTCTTCGCGGCGGCGCAGGCCGCACAGGGCCACCCGGCGGGCCTCGGCCGCCGGTTCGCGGCCCGGCTGATCGACACGCTGGTGGTCGGCGCGGCCGCCGCCGCGGTCGCCGTACCCCTGTGGGGCACCGTCACGGACCACATCGACGCCAAGGTAGAGGCGGCCAAGCAGTCCGGCCGCGAGGTGACGGTCTATCTGCTCGACGGCACCACCCTCCCGATCCTGGGCGCCGTCCTGGCCGTCCTGCTCATCGGTGGTGGGCTCTACGAGGCGCTGCCGACCGTCAAGTGGGGCCGCACCCTGGGCAAGAAGCTGTGCAAGGTGCGGGTGCTGGACATCGAGAGCCATGACACCCCGGGATTCGGTGCGGCTATCAAGCGCTGGCTGGTGTACGGCGTGCTCGGTGTCCTGGCCGTCGGTGTGGTGAACGTCGTGTGGTGTCTGTTCGACCGCCCGTGGCGGCAGTGCTGGCACGACAAGGCCGCGCGGACGTTCGTCGCCGCCGACTGATCGCCGGGCCCCGCACAGGGGATGTCCGAGCCTGACCCATCGGACGGACCCCCGAGCCCCATCGGACGGACCCCCGCGCCTGGCCCGTCGGATAGCCCCCGGGCCGGTCCGACCCCGATCCACCGGACGGACCCCATGGCCCGGGTCCCCCGAACGGACTTCGCCGGATGCGGCGGGCCGTGACAAGCGGTCGACTCGGGCCATGAGTACCGACCAGCCGAGTCCCGGCTCCGGTGAACCGCCGGAGCACGACCCGTTCCTGAAGAAGCCGCAGGGGCCGCCCGAGGAGGGCGCGCCGTCCAGCAGTTCCCCTTCCGGGGGCGGCACGGGCGGCGGAGGCGGCGGCGCTCCTGGTGGAACGCCTGGAGGAGCTCAGCCTCCTGGCGGCGAGCCCCCTCCCGGTGGTGCACCTCCCCCGCGCTACGAGGGCGGCCCCTACGGCGGCAGCCCGTATGCCGACAATCCCTACGGCGGGGAGTACGGCGCGGCCGATCCGCTCGCCGGGATGCCGCCGCTCGCCAACCGCGGCCGTCGGCTCGTCGCGCGCATCATCGACATCATCATCATCGGTGTCCCGGTCACGCTGATCATGAACGTCATCGTGGGCGGGGCGGACTACACGAGCGGCAGCCCTACGGAGACCGGCAAACAGGCGACGGTGTCCGGCGTCACGATGCTGGTGTATCTGGTGTACGAGGGGCTGATGCTGACCAACCGCGGCCAGACCGTCGGCAAGATGGCGATGAAGATCCGGGTGGGGATGCTGGCGAACGGCGCGGTGCCGGCCGGCCAGGCGGGTTGGATCCGGGCCGCGGTCTACACACTGCCGGAGATCGTGCCGTGCTGCGGCCCCATCTTCTGGCTGGTCAACGTCCTGTGGTGCACCTGGGACAAGCCGTACCAGCAGTGCGTCCACGACAAGGCGGCCAAGACCGTGGTGGTTTCCACGGCCTGACGCGCCCGCGTCGGATCAGCGGGAGTGCTCACCGACCCGGGCCTCGACGGCGCCGGTCGGCCGGGAGATCCTGGGGCGCGGCAGCCGCCCGCCCGGCGCCGGCACGGCCGTCAACGCGGCAGGCGCGGCGGGCGACTTGGCCCGTACGGTGTGCCGGCGGACCACCCGTGAGCTCCGCGACGTCCGCCGCGCGGGGAACGTCAGGGCGGCCAGCAGGCCGAGCCCGAGCCCCGCGAGGGCGATGACCGCGACCCCGATGACGGTCTGTGTCCGCGAGAGCAGCAGCATCGCGAGGGTGGAGAGGAAGACGGTGGCCGAACCGTAGACGAGCTGGGTGGCGGTCGGACGAGGCATGGCGGGATCCGTCCTCGGGTGGTCGGCAGGGTGTGTCGGTCAACGGGTGCCGTCGAAGGCGCGCCATCGAACGACCCTACGGTCCTTACTGCCCGGGCGGAGCGACGGGTAAGCGTGACCTAACCCACGGTTCCGGGGTACAGGGGGCGCGCGGCTCCGCCCGTGTGCGAACGGGCATTGGCGGAACGCCTGTTGGGGGCAGGGGTGCATGCCTGAGGGGCATATCCGACCCGCCTGTGCGGCGGGCCTGGTCCCCCGTCGGGACGGTGCGTCCCCCTCCCGTCGGGGCGGTGCGTCCGTCTCGCCGTCGGGCCGGTGTGTCCGGCGTCCGACAGCCGTAACTCGTGAACCGGGCAACATACTTCGCTGACGTGCCCAAGTCAAGATCTGTCTTTTCTTCGACGCTTCCGGTCGAATGCCCCTCGAACAGTGACCGTGTTCGAAGGGGAGGACCGCGCCAAGTGAGAAATCAGAGAAGACTTTTCAGACCGGCCGCCCTGGCCACGGCGATCGCCGCGATCGGGGCGGCCGCTTTGTCTTCGGGAGTGGCCACGGCCGACGGGCAACCCCCGTCGCCCGTCGCGCAGCGCCAGGATCCGGCCCCCGAGCGGACCGTGGACCACGACCTCAAGGGTCCGTTCAGCGACCGGCAGGCCAGTCAGCGCAAGGAAGCGCTCCAGCAGGTCATATCGGGCGACGCCACGGCGACCGAGCGCGCGGGCTCCCAGGTCGTCAAGCTGGGCAAGGGCAAGTACGTCGAGCTGGCGCGGCAGAAGACCGACCGGATCTTCACGATCCTGGCGGACTTCGGTGACAAGGTCGACGACACCACGATGTTCGACCCGGACGGCGACGGCCCCGAGCCGCCGGTGAAGAAGTACGGCGGCAAGCCCGGCCCGGCGCACAACCAGATAGCCGAGCCGGACCGTACGACGGACAACAGCACCGCCTGGCAGAAGGACTACAACCGGCAGCACTTCCAGGACCTCTACTTCTCGCACGACAAGAAGAAGCAGTCGCTGGCCAAGTACTACGAGAAGCAGTCCTCGGGCCGCTACTCCGTCGAGGGCGAGGTCTCCGACTGGGTCAGGGTCGAGTGGAACGAGGCCCGTTACGGCTCCAACTACTGCGGTCAGACCAACTGTGCCAACGCCTGGGACCTGGTCCGCGACGGGGTCGACCAGTGGGCGGAGGACCAGAAGGCCAAGGGCCGTACCGACGAGCAGATCACGGCCGATCTCGCCAGGTACGACCAGTGGGACCGCTACGACCACGACGAGGACGGCGACTTCAACGAGCCGGACGGCTATATCGACCACTTCCAGATCGTGCACGCCGGTGAGGACGAGTCCGCGGGCGGCGGCGCCCAGAAGACCAACGCCCTCTGGGCGCACCGCTGGTACGCGTACGGCACCGACGCCGGCAAGACCGGCCCCGCCGACAACAAGGCGGGCGGCACGCAGATCGGCGACACCGGCATCTGGGTCGGCGACTACACCATGCAGCCGGAGAACGGCGGACTCGGCGTCTTCGCCCACGAATACGGCCATGACCTGGGGCTTCCGGACGAGTACGACACCAGCGGCACCGGTGAGTCGTCGGTGGACTACTGGTCGCTGATGTCGGCCGGCTCCTGGCTAGGCCGCGGCAAGGACTCCATCGGCGATCTGCCCGGCGATATGAGCGCCTGGGACAAGCTGCAGCTGGGATGGCTCAACTACGGCAAGGCGAAGGCCGCCACCAGGTCGACGCACAAGCTGGGCGTCGCTGAGTACAACACCAAGCACAAGCAGGCGGTGGTCGTCGAACTGCCCTCGAAGGAGGTGACGACGGAGATCGTCCAGCCCGCGGAAGGCTCCCGGCAGTGGTGGAGCGACATGGGCAACGACCTGAAGAACACCCTCTCCCGGCCGGTGGACCTCACCGGTAAGTCCAAGGCGTCGCTGACCCTCCAGGGCTGGTGGGACATCGAGAAGGACTACGACTACCTCTACGCCGAAATCTCCACCGACGGCGGCGAGAACTGGACGCCCGTCGACGGCACCGCGAACGGCGAGCCCATCCCGCGCGACGGCGGCGACAAGCCCGCGCTGACCGGGACGGTGGACGCCTACCAGGACCTCGTCTACCCGCTGGACGCCTACGCGGGCAAGAAGATCGACCTCCGCTTCCGCTACCACACCGACGGCGGCGCCGTCCAGAAGGGCTTCACGGCCGACGCCCTCGGCGTGGTCGCCGACGGCGAGCCGCTGTTCAGCGATGACGCGGAGGGCGGCGACAACGGCTGGACCAGCAAGGGCTTCACGCGGATCGGGGCGTCCTTCACCAAGGACTACCCGCAGTACTACCTGGCCGAGAACCGCCAGTACGTGTCATACGACAGGACCCTCAAGACCGGCCCGTACAACTTCGGTTGGGCCACCGACAAGCCCCACTGGGTCGAGCACTTCCCGTATCAGAACGGTGTGCTGATCTGGCTGTGGGACACCTCGCAGCCGGACAACAACGTCGGCCAGCACCCCGGCCGCGGGCAGATCCTGCCCGTCGACGCGCACCCGAAGGCCGAGCGGTGGGCCGACGGGAAGCTGATGCGCAACCGCTTCCAGTCCTACGACTCGACCTTCACGCGCCACCGCACCGACGCGCTGAAGCTCCACAAGGACGGCAAGCCCGTCACGATCAAGGCCAAGAAGGGCGTCACGCTCTTCGACGACCGGCACGGCGTCTACTACGACAAGGCGAACCCGACCGGCGGCGTGATCGTTCCTGACACCAACACCAGGATCAAGATTGTCAAGGAGGCCGCGAACGGCTCCACCGTGACCCTCAAGATCGGACCGGCTGGCAGGTAACTGTCAAAACCGCAGGTCAGAATCTTATCGGCCGTCGCCTCTAGCGGGCGGCGGCCGATTAGCGTTTAGATGCGCTCGACAGTTCCTTGTTGACGCTAAGTCTCACGGGGGAAGAATGACCATGACCAGTGGCGGCTTCATCAGACTTCCGGGCGGAAGCGTGGTGGTCGCCCTTTCGCTGCCCAGACCGAGCCACAGCCCGCTGACCGGACCGTACGACGGCGACCACCGCGTACGGGTCCTGGTCCACGCCGTGAACCGGCAGCGCGCCCTGACCAGGCTGCGCAACCACGGGCTGCGCTCCGTCTACCTGCGCGGCAATTCCAAGCCGCCGACGCCGGACGAGATCACGGCCGTGCTGCACCATCCCGACGGGCTGGTGTGGCGCGGGGCGCCGGATGACGACACCGAGTCCTGGCACCCGATACGGGCGCTGCTGCGGGCCCCGGCCCAGACGCCGGCCCAGGTCCCGGCCCAGGCCCCGGTCCAGGCCCAGGCCCCGGCCCCAGCCCCGGTCCAGGCCCCGGCCCCGGTCCAGGCGCCGCAGGCCGCCGGCGCCTGAGCGCGGGCAGAGCTTCCTGGTGTGGCGGGTCTCCGGACCCGCCACACCGGCTGTGGACGGGTCTCAGCCGCCGGCCAGCACCGGCTTGCCGGTCAGCTCCGCGCCGGCCTCCCGCAGCTCCTCCAGCGCCCGCTTCGTGGTGTCCGGGGAGACGGCCGCGGTGAGGTCCAGCAGTACCTGGGTGCAAAAGCCCTCGTCGACGGCGCTGAGGGCGGTGGCCCGTACGCAGTGGTCCGTGGCGATGCCGACCACGTCCACCTCCGTCACGTCACGGGCGCGCAGCCACTCCGCCAGGGGGGTGCCGTGCTCGTCCGTGCCCTCGAAGCCGCTGTACCCGTCGCTGTACTCGCCCTTGTCGAAGACCGCGTCGACCGCTCCCGAGGTGACGGCCGGCGCGAAATTGGGGTGGAAACCCACTCCCTCCGTGCCCGCGACGCAGTGCCGGGGCCAGGAGCGCACATAGTCGGGGTGCTCGGAGAAGTGGCCGCCCGGGTCGATGTGGTGATCGCGGGTGGCCACCACATGGCGGTAGCCGCTGCCGGCCGCCTGGCCCACCAGGTCGGTGATGGCCGCGGCGACATCCGCACCGCCGGCCACCGCGAGGCTGCCGCCCTCACAGAAGTCGTTCTGCACATCTACGACGATCAATGCCCGGTGCATGGCGCGTGCCTTCCGGCTGGGAATCGGTGGAGGGGCGCACAGTGGTGGTGTGACCGAGGGTAGCCACTGCGCGGGCGATGCGGGAGGGGGTGCCGTGCCGGGTCGTGCCCGTCACGCGTGCTCGGTCGGCAGGACCGGCTCGCCCCGGGAGAGCTGGGTCGCCGACAGCGGCAGTCCGGCGCGGGCGGCGATATGCCGGTCGCGGGCGTCCTCCAGCGGCTCCCGGGCCACCACCTCGCCGCCGCGCACCAGCGGCACCAGCAGCTGCCGGCCGGCCAGCTCCTCCGGCACCGGCCCGGTGCCGACGACCTCGGCCTCCGCGACCCCGTCCGCGTCGAGCCGCCGGGCCGCCCACTTACGGCCGCCCGCCGAGGACTTGGCGCCCATCGACTTCTTCGCGACCGGCCGCAGCGGGGCGCCCGGCGCATCGGAGTCGGCGCGCGCGACCAGCTTGTAGACCATCGAGCAGGTGGGGTGCCCGCTGCCGGTCACCAGCTGGGTGCCGACGCCGTACGCGTCCACCGGGGCGGCCGCGAGCGAGGCGATGGCGTACTCGTCCAGATCGCTGGTGACCACGATCTTGGTCTTCCCGGCGCCCAGATCGTCCAGCTGCTGGCGCACCCGGTGGGCGATCAGCAGCAGGTCGCCGGAGTCGATCCGCACCGCGCCCAGGCCGGGCCCGGCCACCTCCACGGCGGTCCGCACGGCGGTGGCGACGTCGAAGGTGTCCACGAGGAGGGTGGTGCCGCTGCCGAGGGTGTCGACCTGCGCGGTGAAGGCGTCCCGCTCGGTGTCGTGGAGCAGGGTGAAGGCGTGCGCGCTGGTGCCGACGGTGGGGATGTGGTAGCGGAAGCCGGCCGCCAGGTCGGAGGTGCAGTGGAAGCCGCCGACGTACGCGGCGCGGGCCGCGGCCACCGCGGAGAGCTCGTGGGTGCGCCGGGCGCCCATCTCCATCAGCGGGCGCTCGCCGGCCGCCACCGCCATCCGGGAGGCGGCCGCGGCCACCGCCGAGTCGTGGTTGAGAATCGAGAGGATCACCGTCTCCAGGAGGACCGCCTCGGCGAAGGTGCCCTCGACCCGCATCACCGGGGAACCGGGGAAGTAGACCTCGCCCTCCGGGTAGCCCCAGATGTCACCGCGGAAGCGGTAGTCGGACAGCCACTGGAGCGTCGGCTCGTCGAGGATGCCGCGCTCGCGCAGAAAGCCGAGGATCGTCTCGTCGAAGCGGAAGTTCTCCACCGCGTCCAGCACCCGGCCGGTACCGGCGACCACGCCGTAGCGGCGGCCCTCGGGCAGCCGCCGGGTGAAGACCTCGAAGACCGAGCGCCGGTCCGCGGTCCCGGACTGCAACGCGGCCTGCAGCATGGTGAGTTCGTACTGGTCGGTGAAGAGCGCAGTCGACGGCACGGCCACCGGCAGCCCCAGGTCTGCTGTGTTCATGAAAGGAGATGGTACTCCCCATACTCGTCACTCTGACGATAGTGGGTGCCGCCGCTCCCGGAGGCCCTCGCGAGGGGGCGCGCGGCTCGCCGACGCTCCCGTGCGAGGGGCGTTTGTGCACCGCCCGCCCCCGGGTGGCAGCATGGGGCGTGTGAGCGCCCATCCGTCACCCACGATCACTCTCCGGATGTACCGCGGCACCCTCAGTGTGCCGGTGGAGATCGAGCGTCCCGAGTCGAGCGAGGCACCGTTCGAGGTCCCCGAACCCGATGTCCCGTGGGTCACGATCGTCCACAACGACCCCGTCAACCTCATGAGCTATGTGTCGTATGTCTTCCAGACGTACTTCGGCTACTCCAAGGACAAGGCGCACCAGTTGATGCTCGACGTCCATCACAAAGGCCGCGCGGTCGTCTCCAGCGGCAGCCGCGAGGAAATGGAGCGCGACGTGCAGGCCATGCACGGCTACGGCCTCTGGGCCACCCTTCAGCAGGACCGCTGATGGCCGGCCACTTCGAGCCGCTGCCCGGTGGCGGCGCCGCCGTTCCCCTCGACGAGGTGGAGATCTCCATCCTGCGCAGCCTGGCCGTGCAGCTCCTGGAGCTGATCGGTCCGGGCGAGGAGCCCGCCGACAGCGGCGGCGAGGACGATCTGTTCGCCTCGGTCTTCAACGACGGGCCCAGCGAACCGCCCGCCGACCCGGTCCTGGCCCGCCTGTTCCCCGATGCGTACGGCGGCCCCGACCTTGTCCCCGACGACGGTGTACGGGCCGCGTCCGCCGAGTTCCGCCGCTACACCGAGAACGATCTGCGCGCCCGCAAGCGCGACGACGCCCTCGCGCTGATCCGCTCGCTGGACGCCCTGACGCCCGCCGGACAGGGCGGCGCGGTGCTGCGTCTGAAGCCCGACGAGTGCCGGCAGTGGCTCGGCGCCCTCAACGACCTCCGGCTCGCCATCGGCACCCGGCTGGAGGTCACCGACGAGGAGGACGGCGGCGAGCTGCTCCGACTGCCGGACACCGACCCGCGCAAGCCGATGGTGATGGCCTATCTCTGGCTGGGCGGTCTGCAGGAAACCCTCGTCGAATCAATGATGGACTGACGTCCACGGGACCGGGGGCGTCGTGCCCCCGCCACGTCACCCCCTGGCCCTCTCGCGCCCCGCCCCCGGAGCGGTCATATCGGGGCGTAACACCCGTGGTGTTCGCTCAGCGGACGCTCAAATCCGGATAACGATCGCATCACCAGGTCGGTCTGTTGCATTGCCGATTTCGCCTTTTGTCCTATTTTTTCAGTGATCCGGCTCACGGTGCCGACAGTGCGGTGTCCGTTGATCTCCGAACGATCGTGATAGATCTTCACCTCCTGCCGTGTGCGACGCCACCCTTGTCGCCGCGGGAGCGCTGAGCCGGCCGACCGTCGGCGTGCAGGAACTCCATCCGGGGGGTCGGGACCCGACCCGGGCAGGCCGGGTCGGAATGGAGAAAGGCGCACCACACATGACCTCAGTGCAGGTCGACAAGGAACACGACAGCAACGAGGCCACGGAAGAAGCTTCCGGAGAGGGCTATCAGCGGGGTCTGGGAAACCGCCAGATCCAGATGATCGCCATCGGCGGCGCCATCGGTACCGGTCTGTTCCTCGGCGCGGGCAAGGCCATCTCGATGGCCGGTCCGAGCATCGTCCTGGCCTACGCCATCGTCGGCCTGGTCATCTTCTTCATCATGCGGGCCCTGGGCGAACTGCTCATGTACCGGCCCGTGTCCGGCTCCTTCTCCGAGTACGGCCGGGAGTTCATCGGCCCCTTCATCGGCTTTGTGACCGGCTGGACGTACTGGCTGTTCTGGGTCGTCACCGGCATCACCGAAGTGACCGCCGCGGCCACCTACATCCAGTACTGGAACAAGGGCATACCGCAATGGGCCTCGGCGCTCGTCTTCACCTGCGCGCTCTTCGGCATCAACCTGATCTCCGTGAAGATCTTCGGTGAGCTGGAATTCTGGTTCTCGATGGTCAAGGTCACCGCCATCATCGGCATGATCCTCATCGGCCTCGGCGTGATCACCCTCGGCTTCTCCGACGCCGGTGACACCGCCTCCTTCACGCTCCTGTGGTCCGACGGCGGCTTCTTCCCCCAGGGCATCGGCGGAACGCTGATGACGCTGCAGATCGTGATGTTCGCCTTCCTCGCCGTCGAACTCGTCGGCGTCACCGCGGGCGAGGCGACCGACCCGAAGAAGGTCCTGCCCAAGGCCATCAACACCGTCCCGTGGCGGATCGGCCTCTTCTACATCGGCGCGCTCCTCATCATCCTCTCCGTCGTCAGCTGGACGGTCTTCGAGCCGGGCGTCAGCCCGTTCGTCGCCGCCTTCCAGCAGATCGGCCTGCCGGCCGGCGCCGGCATCGTCAACTTCGTCGTGCTGACCGCCGCGCTGTCCTCGGCCAACTCCGGTATGTACTCCACCGGCCGGATGCTGCGTGACCTCGCCCTCAACGGGCAGGGCCCGAAGTTCTTCACCAGGCTCAGCAGGAACGGCCTGCCCACCTGGGGCACCGGCGTCTCGGTCGCGATGATGCTGTTCGGCGTCTTCATCAACTACAAGTGGCCGGGCGAGGCGTTCAACTACGTCGTCTCCTTCGCGACCATCTCCGGTATGTGGGCCTGGATCGTCATCCTGCTCTCGCAGCTGCGCTACCGGTCCAAGTCGGACCGCGGGCTGCTGCCCAAGTCCGAGTTCCGCGCCCCGGGCAGCCCGTACACCTCGGTCTTCGCGCTGGCCTTCATCGGCATGGTGATCGTGATGATGGCCCTCGACCCGGCCGCCCGGATCTCGCTCTACGCCGCCCCCGTGTGGGCACTCGTCCTGGCCGCGGGCTACCTCTCCATCAAGCGGCGGGACGCCGCGGCCCTGAAGGACGTGCCCGTCGCGTCCAAGAAGGACTGAGCCGAGGCCGCCGCCGGGCGCGTCCACCGGTCCGATCCGGCCAACTGTCCAGCATCCGGGCCCGTATGTACCACTCTTCGGTACGTACGGGCCCCAGCGCCCATCCGTCGCCCGCCACCACCCCAACCGGGCGCTTCGCGCACACCTCTTATCCTTGGCCGCATGCTGACCCTCACCAAGGCCCTCCACGACCAGATCGTCGAGCACGCCCGCAAGGACCACCCCGACGAAGCCTGCGGCGTGGTCGCGGGCCCGGCCGGCAGCGGGCGTCCCGAGCGGTTCATCCCGATGCTGAACGCCGCCCGCTCGCCCACGTTCTACGAGTTCGACTCCGCCGACCTGCTCAAGCTCTACCGCGAGATGGACGACCGGGACGAGGAGCCGGTGATCATCTACCACTCGCACACCGCCACCGAGGCATACCCGTCCCGTACGGACATCTCCTACGCGAACGAGCCCGGCGCGCACTACGTCCTGGTGTCCACCGCCGACACCGACGATGCCGGACCCTTCCAGTTCCGCTCCTTCCGCATCGTCGACGGCGAGATCACCGAGGAAGAGGTCGAGATAGTCGCGGAGTACGCCTGATCACGGGCGTGACCTGCGGGATCCCTGTACGCGCAGCCCCCCGCGGAGCGGCTTCCCCGGGTCCGCGTCCCACT includes:
- a CDS encoding DUF2017 domain-containing protein, whose translation is MAGHFEPLPGGGAAVPLDEVEISILRSLAVQLLELIGPGEEPADSGGEDDLFASVFNDGPSEPPADPVLARLFPDAYGGPDLVPDDGVRAASAEFRRYTENDLRARKRDDALALIRSLDALTPAGQGGAVLRLKPDECRQWLGALNDLRLAIGTRLEVTDEEDGGELLRLPDTDPRKPMVMAYLWLGGLQETLVESMMD
- a CDS encoding amino acid permease, whose amino-acid sequence is MTSVQVDKEHDSNEATEEASGEGYQRGLGNRQIQMIAIGGAIGTGLFLGAGKAISMAGPSIVLAYAIVGLVIFFIMRALGELLMYRPVSGSFSEYGREFIGPFIGFVTGWTYWLFWVVTGITEVTAAATYIQYWNKGIPQWASALVFTCALFGINLISVKIFGELEFWFSMVKVTAIIGMILIGLGVITLGFSDAGDTASFTLLWSDGGFFPQGIGGTLMTLQIVMFAFLAVELVGVTAGEATDPKKVLPKAINTVPWRIGLFYIGALLIILSVVSWTVFEPGVSPFVAAFQQIGLPAGAGIVNFVVLTAALSSANSGMYSTGRMLRDLALNGQGPKFFTRLSRNGLPTWGTGVSVAMMLFGVFINYKWPGEAFNYVVSFATISGMWAWIVILLSQLRYRSKSDRGLLPKSEFRAPGSPYTSVFALAFIGMVIVMMALDPAARISLYAAPVWALVLAAGYLSIKRRDAAALKDVPVASKKD
- a CDS encoding nicotinate phosphoribosyltransferase encodes the protein MNTADLGLPVAVPSTALFTDQYELTMLQAALQSGTADRRSVFEVFTRRLPEGRRYGVVAGTGRVLDAVENFRFDETILGFLRERGILDEPTLQWLSDYRFRGDIWGYPEGEVYFPGSPVMRVEGTFAEAVLLETVILSILNHDSAVAAAASRMAVAAGERPLMEMGARRTHELSAVAAARAAYVGGFHCTSDLAAGFRYHIPTVGTSAHAFTLLHDTERDAFTAQVDTLGSGTTLLVDTFDVATAVRTAVEVAGPGLGAVRIDSGDLLLIAHRVRQQLDDLGAGKTKIVVTSDLDEYAIASLAAAPVDAYGVGTQLVTGSGHPTCSMVYKLVARADSDAPGAPLRPVAKKSMGAKSSAGGRKWAARRLDADGVAEAEVVGTGPVPEELAGRQLLVPLVRGGEVVAREPLEDARDRHIAARAGLPLSATQLSRGEPVLPTEHA
- a CDS encoding Mov34/MPN/PAD-1 family protein; this encodes MLTLTKALHDQIVEHARKDHPDEACGVVAGPAGSGRPERFIPMLNAARSPTFYEFDSADLLKLYREMDDRDEEPVIIYHSHTATEAYPSRTDISYANEPGAHYVLVSTADTDDAGPFQFRSFRIVDGEITEEEVEIVAEYA
- the clpS gene encoding ATP-dependent Clp protease adapter ClpS, translated to MYRGTLSVPVEIERPESSEAPFEVPEPDVPWVTIVHNDPVNLMSYVSYVFQTYFGYSKDKAHQLMLDVHHKGRAVVSSGSREEMERDVQAMHGYGLWATLQQDR